One Nicotiana tabacum cultivar K326 chromosome 23, ASM71507v2, whole genome shotgun sequence genomic window, GCAAATGCTTTTAACATGGTTATCAAGTTCCATAGTCAAGTTATGAAGAAGGGAGGTGGTTGCCAGATAATCATTTTTGTGCATTTTAGAGTGCGTGAAGGCTATAAATGTGTATGTAAATTTCACGTAGATCCCCTTAGGTTTTGAGAAGTAGGAGAGTTAGCACCCATTAATACGCTTGTAATTGGTTGATTAACAAAAAAGCGAGAAGAATGTTGTAGGGGAGAAAAATCGACAGAAAATCTTTTGTGATTGTTGTGGTCTTGGCAATatggcagctgtagacatgtttCCAGGGGCAGATTTTCGTGGTATAGATTGCAGTGACTTCGAATAAACAGAAAGATTACTGTGGATATCTTGTTTAATTGCTTGATGGAGAATTATCAAGCAATAGAGTCATTAGCTAGTGCTACGATGGCAAAAATTAGGAATTTACATTGGTTAATTAGCAACTTACATTGGTTGATCTGAACacattcccttttttttttggatgaagTACTTGGCTTCATTGATGGCATCAAATGATCTGCGTGTACTCCCCTGAGTTAAGCCTTGGGCTCTTAGTGTTGGTATCGAGGAGAGGACTCAGGATTATTTAGATTGGGTATCATGTGGGGCACCTTATTGGGGTAAGCCTGTCTAGCTAGATGGGGCGTGGATCCCGTCATTTTGGGTTTAGTTTATGCTTGTTTGGCTAGTGTGGGTCATGAAAGCAAGGTTCGTGAGTGGTGCCAATTCTTTTGGTGCTGCCTCATCTTTCTTTTCTGTTATTTTCCTCTTCCTGTTGTCATGCAACAAATTATTGGCGAGGCGCAATTGCTAATTTACTTAAGAGATATGACACGTTTCCTTTTAGTATTCGGTCATATCTCATTTTACTCATGGACACGGGGAGGACCAACAAAGAGACCCTTAGAGAAGAGAGGAGAATAAACCTAGAGAATTAAGCATTTCTTTTCAAAATGATTATTCAGTTCTTCAATTCAGTCAGGCTATCACTTCCTAGATGATCTAATTGTAGAACTACCTCTTTTACCGAGAATCTGCAGGCAAAGCGTATTTTCAACTTTTCTTTGCAATACTAATATGAACCCTATGTGCGTGATTTTTTGCTAACTGCATGCAGGTTATCAATACTTGGTTTTTAAGTTCAATAGAATGATTGTTTCTCCCCTTTGGTGCCATGTCAGGAATACTTCCCTTCACAGTCTATGAATCAAACTGTTAAGCTGGTCAGAGAGAAACTAGATAAGGTGAACAATCAACATTCTTTTGACTTGCAATAATTGGATTTAGATGTGCTTGTTTATTTATTTGACAATTTATTCTGTTCTTCTTTAGATAAAATCCAGTGTGGACCATTTGGAAGGTGAACCATCAAAGAGAAAACGTGTTGATAATAGGAGAAGGATATAAGTCATGTTCGGGTGTTGACAAGAGAATATAGCTCTGAATtacattttttcccttttttgccCATTTTGTCATGTttcgttttgttaaaatcttTGTATGCTCTCTTTTCCCTTCAGAAACATCAAGTCTGTTCCTGAAAAACCTGCCCTTTTTTGTGCTGACTGGTCAAATCATTACCTTTTCTCAGTTCAAGTTCATGATGTCCAGAATATCGCCTGGCATCAAGAAAAACAAGGTCGTACTTATTTTTGCCCCCAACTCTTTCCAGTTCCCTCTTTGTTTCTTTGGTGTCATTGCCATTACTGTTAATCCAATTCAGTTTTAGAACTTCCCAAGCAAGTGAATAATTGTAACTCAGAGCTTATTATCATATTCCTAGAGTATTTCATTGTTGTGTCTTTAATGGTGACTGCTGATCAAGATTTGGGGGGTGAAATGCATAATGTGTTTTTGTGTGGCTTGCCTATGTTTCATGTGTTTGGTCCTCTATTATTATGTATTCACACTTCCTAAGGGGTAATGCTGTGTGTCTATGACAAAGTTTGATTtggaaatgattttgaaaaattgAATAGTATAGGGTGACACATTTATGGATTGTGCCTCCGGTTGTTTTGGCATTGGCTAAGAATCCTGTGGTGAAGAAGTACAATTTAACATCGTTGAAGCATATTGGGTTTGGTGCTACACTTTTGGGGAAGGAGTTGATGGAGGAATTCGCTGAGAGCTTTCCTCAGGTGTTGTTGCACAGAGATATGGTATGACAGAAACTTGTGAGATTGTCTCATTGGAGAATCAATATGCAGGCCCCAGACACACAGTATCAGCGGGGTCTGTAGTTCCGGAGTGGAAGCTCTAATAGTTAGTGTTGATAAACTGAAGCCTCTTCCCCCTGGACAATTAGGGGAAACATGGGCGTGTGGTCCCAACATGACGCAAGGCTATTTCAACAATCCACAGGCCACAAGGCAGACTATAGATGAGGACTGGGTTCATACTTCATACTGGAAATCTTGGGTACTTTGACAAGGAAGGAATGCTTTATGTCGTAGACAGGATCAGATAGCTCATCAAGTAAAAAGGTTTTCAGGTCGCACCAGCAGAGCTTGAAGGTCTACTTGTTTCTCATCCTTAAATATTAGATGCTGTTATTCAGTTATTATCCCGTTTCCTGATGCTGAGGGTGGTGAGGTTCCAATTGCATACGCTGTTTGTTCGCTAATAGCTTTCTGACTGCGAAAGATGTTCATAAATTCACTGTATACCAGGTTACACCTTGCAAAAGCTTGCCTCTGGGAATTTCCCATGGGAGAACTAATTGAGAAGGTTCGATCAAAACTGTATAAGATTTGAATAGTTTACTCCTTGAGTGTTAAGTGAGCATCCATTTATCAGAGCAGTTGCATACACTCATCACTGTACTTTTATGAATGGTAACAGAATTGTATCAATGATGTGAACTTCGTGGTGACATGTATAATAAGAGATTCACAATTGGAACTGTTAAATATCATTAGGTGCAATCTAGGTAACACCAAAAGAGACCGAATATTTGCCTTCAGTTGTGAGTTATCAAACGAAACGCTGGGAAAATGTGGCGTGAAATGGTTTGGAAATTAGCGTGGAAAAAAGAGCAGCAAATCCATAATAACAAACCTTCAACCTGGCTGGAAACAAAATGCTAAGTACCTCCCAAGATTATTGATGTAATTCCAATATTTCTTGTAATTCTAAGGGAAATTCAAGTGTTAATTTTTCTCGCTTCTTCAGCTTCCTGTTTCACAGGCAAGTTTATCTGAGGACAAAGTTGCATTAATCATGAAATAAGAAATTCCAAGATCTAGAACTGCAAGATAAATAAAAGACGGACAGCGTCTCTCAGATTCTCAGATGGAGTATAAAAGCAAGAAAGGCTATGCTGATTTCACCTCTACAAAGGGAAAATTTTTGAAACCAAATTATGAAAACACATTTAAATAGGGAGAAGTTTAACGTAACACGTGCTTCGTGCTCCCGGTCCAAGCTAAGGTATTCTCTTCACTAATCTTGTGTAGGGAGATAATGGAGTAAGTCTTTGCATAATCCGCATTCCAGGAGCCCACCCTATGCTCCAGTCGTAGCAGAGCAGCAATATGTTTGTTAATCCTCCTTGTTACGAGCTAGTCTGGCCCGGTGTCTAAGCTCGGCTTTTTTCCACCTTACAATCAGGTAACATAGTGAAAAGAGGGTATTAACCTGCAAAGAAGAAAAGTGCGCAGCAACTTAATGAGTAGAAAACACTAGAAATGACGGAAACAAACAGAAAGGAATGACCAAAAATACTCGCCAAGATTATTATCGCAATAACCAACAGAGGCCCAGACCAAAGTGTGGAAAGAAAAATGCCATGTGAATCGAAGTAATTCTGGCGCGCAAAGCTTTTCCAGTTTGCAGCTAATAAGCCATTAAGCCTTTCAGCACTATACACTCCTCCAACTGCATTATAAGGAAACTAAAGAAGTAAGGCAAAAGGAACATATTCACATACTGCAATTCAAAAGATCAAGCTTCTAACATGCGAGCTAAAAAGATGGCCTCACTTCAGCAATTTCACAACAAAAGTTACAAGCATATAGAACGCAAGTAGCTTTAACGGGCCTCAAAACTTATGCTTTCAATTAAGCCACAacttttttcgtttttggaaCTTTTAATTTGAAAACAAACAAATATGTAGTTTTATACACCAAAAAACTAGACAACCAAGAGGAGGAAGTGAATAAATTCCAAGAGTTTAGCTTGTGTTCAAAGAACATAAAATGCAATCACCAAAAAACTGAAGTTCTATGTGACTTTGCAAAAGAGGAACGCTAGCAATCCATGTAGAAGTTCTGACTGATCATTCTGGAACTGTACTATGTCAATGAGCTTTTGAAGTTGTCTACCACAGATTATTCTCACTCTATGGAGCCAAAGCTGTTCTAGTTGTCGCAAATTGGTTATCAGAACAAATCAATTGTTCCAGGAATGGTTGTTTGCATACAATCTATAGGTTACTCGCTGATTACCTGAATTCTTTTCGCAGAGTTCTAATTATACATCCTACAGTAGAGTCACTGTTCTTAACTTCTGGGATCGCAGAGTCCACTAAGAATGCTTTAAGCATTTATTCTGCATGAAGCGGCCATATCATAGAGGGTTTGCCTCGACATGTCTTttcacttcatttcttcctttttttcagTAGTACCATATCTTTTATCCTCTTCCTTACGGTTCAACGAATATGTCTGAAAATAGTATCACTCATCACATTCAAAGATGCAAAACATAAAAGAAACTTTTTGTTAAGAAAGAGAGAACTAAAAAGGAGATAAAGGCAGGTAAAGAAACAGAACTAGGAAAGGGGTAAAAAAACTGAGCTGAAGAACACCGACACTACTAGATTAATTTCAAGGCCTTGAGTGCTAATATACCTAAGCaagtaaaaagaagaaatatcAGAAATCAGGTTACAATAAAAAGAGGAACGCTTACGTGCAAGAAGGAACAAAAACATCTGGAAATTGATGTTCCTCCGAGAGACAAATGATACAAGAAGAAACATGGCATGAAATGAAAGAAGACATATCAACCAAGGTTCCtgcaaaaggaaaaggaaaaccaACAATAAGAAAGACAACCAGAAAGCTCGTCCATGTCGAAATGCCAATATCTCATATTTGACAAGGTCAAAAGACATCTTTGTTAGCCTAAGAGACCTAGTTGCTCAAAAATAATTAGTAATGCATATATATTGATAAGGTAATAATTCTCATGAAGAAAATATTGATAAGGTAATAATGAATATATTATCTCATACAAATAGTATTTCAATATGTTTCAAAAAGAATTGTATTTCAATTTCCAACCAAAATTTGAACATATAGCTTTAGTTTCTCTCTACTATTCTCCTTGTATTGCATTAGACAGCTTGCAGCACCAACCACATCTCATGTGACTTCGCTCTCGTTGGGCATCAATTAGAGCTCTTAGATACTCTTGCTCATCTTCAGTTTCATAAGTTGGgggcccaaaaaaaaaaaagaatatacaaAGTGCGTAAAAGGAAGAAAGTAACTAGACATAAGAAGATTAGCATGAAGAACCATATAGCATAAGAAGAGGGTAAGCGGATTCTAATGTAGAGAAAGGAAGATATAGTGAAACTGGATAGAACATGGCCCTTACTTCTAAAGCATTACAAGTGGTTCGATAGCCTCTGCGGTTTGCCTGTGTGTGCTGGAAGGTTAAAGCATCACTGGTCATTCTAGATACCTATATTCTAACTGAAACTCCAATAAGGAGAAAAGAAATGGCAGCGGATGATGACCTGTGAACATAAGCTAATGGGTGCCAAGAGCAAGTGGATATTTGATGGATACGTTAAAATTTAAAGTGCATTTCTTACAAGACAAATGGAATAAACATAAAAGCTTAAGCTTGAGGATGCTACTAATATTAACACTTCACAGGGACAAGTGCTCAGCAGACTTATCTCTTCACATTGGACAATGCGTGCAAGGGTATAGATAAGATGGTGCAAGGGTATAGATAAGACGAATACAACTGCATGATATTTCGCGTGATTAATACATTTCATAATTGTGCTAAACGAAAGTTACAGTGAAGTTTAGACTCCACAAATACTCCAGCAACTTGCTCCAATCAAAAACAATTTAGTTCCTTCAATTGGATAATTCTACTACTTCATATTTCTGGTCAAATGTTTCTCATCTTGCTTGTTCCTATGCATCAAGCAGCGGGTCTATTTTGGCTAGAACAAAGATCCATTTTCTTTACTGTAATTTCTCTTGACATCAGGCAAGTATAGGTTTTCCTTGTTAAAATTCTCAATTCAAATGAAACGACATTCATTTAGGCTATTTGATTATGCACATTCATCCAAGTGTGGATTTTCCTTGTAAAGCATATGAGAGTTCAAAGTAAAGCACGGTAAATTCTCAGTTAAAATTAACTGACATCCATTTAAGCTATGTGATTCTACGTGCCTAGGTGAAGATCTATCTAAGTTTTGCAGGTTAAAATTTCTGAACCTATTCTATTCAGCTAGACCATCATATTTTCTTGTCTTTCCTCATATCTACTGTTAGTGATAAGTTATCATAAATTAATTTCCACTTCTTGTCTCAATTTCATGCAGTGGAAACCAGCATAATCTAGATAATGAATGGATAAAGGATAACAAGATAAAACAAAAATTCATGAGTTTGTGATGAGCACACTAAGTATCTTTGGCATCACTTCACCGGCAATAATGTGAAAGCCAGCTCGAAGTTATCCGTTAGTTGAAACTTGGTAGTAACAAAGAACAGAAACTACAATATCTTGCTGAGAATATTGAATATTCAATTGCTAATCTTCTCTGTATTGTTCCAATTTCATCATTTGTCCCCGAAGGAACAATAATATTGATTATTAAATAGGAATACACAAAGGAAactgtttatatttttaaaatttttactcTCTTTTTGGTTAATTAAGAAAGACATATTTTCAcagaaaataaacaaataataagAGAACCCTAACAAAATCTGATTTTTACGAAGTTGGTAGCATTTGTAGGAGTTGGATAAAAAGGGAAATACCGTCCAGTCAATGGCGTGGAAGAAGCCCATGAAGTTGTCATAGGCGGGTCTAAGACTGGACCTCATCTCTGCACTGAATTTCTCAACGAGATCTGCCATTTGGTCCATATGAGAATTCAAAGCTGATGTTAATTCCTCCATTTTGGCCTCTCAAAAATTTGCCGCTTTTGAGATCAAGAAGGTGCCGCTACTGTCTCTGCAAATCTTGGAGAGTAGCTCTGAGTCTGGgtagtattgtttgatgtattcTACACTCCTTTAACTCCTCCGTGTGGAGCTTTCTCGACTATTGCTAAAGCACCCCTCTAGTTTCAACAAGTGTCAAATCAGCCCTATGATCTATTTTATTTTGCTTGATTAGACCCAGAAactaatgaaaatttgaaatttatgggcTCGTACAACGACttcaaattaatatataatacCAACTGAGTTCACATTCAAATGTTATAGACTTACATCGTCTAAGAAAAATCTACTAGGTTAGCCGTAGTTTACATGGTAGATACGCCCATGATTAGAAACTCAATCTTCATAAGTAAATGGTTGAAGTTTCAACTATTACTGCTACAACTAGGTGTGTACATGAGTCAGGTTGGTTTgaattttatcaaaaccaaatcaaaccaattatatcggtttggattggtttgaTTAATGTCgggttttttggattttttgatttGTTTGTTATATGAATCTTATTTCGATCATATTTCGTTAAAGTTATTGATGTATTTTTAAGTAACActtgatagttattttcttaatcgtctaacaataatttttcattGATATATGCTTTCAAAGTTAACCGAATTTAATAACTAAACACAAAAAATAATACGAAATCTTAATAATGATATgtgttatttaattttaaaataaccaataaaataccattttaaattctaaaaaaaataatataagagTTTAATAAATCTTGACATATGAGTATATATGGAATAATAAAGAGATTGTTATATTtcaataacacttgataagatATTAATGATACAAAccattatttaaagtaaataacaATAGATGCACTTCATAGTCCTATTAAATATCACATCCCATGAGAGAATCACAAATATTTTTAGACATTGtctaaagaaaattatatatttatatgtcggccTGATTcagatttttttactcaataccaaacttAATATTTTTAATCGATTCGATTTGACTTTTCGGTTTCATGCGATTTTTCGGTTCGATTTGAACAGTCTtaattacaacaacaaaaaacttAGTATAATCCCATAAGCATGACTTGTGGAGGAAAGTGTGTACGCATGCCTTATACCTAACTTACAACCCTAATTCCCGACTTCCATATCCTTCTATCAAGTTACAAATGCACATGTTATCAAGTTCCAAATTCCAATTTAGCATTTTCCAACTTTAGCTATGAAGATTTAAATATTAGAAAGCGAATTTTCAACTTTAGCCTTGCGATTCTAAAATCAATTTTAAGATggttaaattttaaatttcagCTCTTCTTTAAATAAGAATCCAAAATATGGGTATTTGTGTACTTGCTTTTAATTGGCGCGAATGGTAATAAAAAAAATTGTCTGCCAACTAAAACAATCCATATATTCTACTATTTCAACTCAAGGCAAGCAGTAAAAGAGTTCCATATTAGGATATGAGCTAAATCCAAAAAGGCGAACCATACCATGGCAACAGCTCTGCTCTCATCTCCTCCTCTTCCATTATCTTCTTCATCCAACCCTTCTATCCTTCCCACCCGTTTAAAGTACTCCACTTTTCCTACTCATTTCTCCATTTTTATATCTCGTATTTGCCTCTAACAAagaaatttccttttttttttcaatagaaACCAGAGCAAGATTCTATGGAAGCAAAAGAAATGTGGGAAAATCAGGGCTTGCTCAGAGTTTTGCAAAGAACCCGCTTTGGAATATGGGATTTTAAGAAGGGATTTGGCCTTCATTGCTCTTTCTTCTTCACTCTCTCTAATTTTCCCACTTTCAGGtaacaacaactgtaaagtttGCATTTTTGAGTATCATTTTCTAGTTCCACATCACAATTTTTAATTTGGAGTACTTCAGTGAATTTATTCTTACCTTATCTATGCTGTTGTTTCCGTTTGTAATCATAGTGATAAGACAAAATATCTCATTATCATTTTTTAGTTTGTTGGTGTCTTTGAACTCCTTCCCCACCCAATAATTTAGACCCTTTTTGGTGGACAGAGTAACCCGGTACCTGTACTGGTCGGATGCAGGTACTCGGTGGAGTTAGTCGGGTGCGCACAAGCTCACCAttatccaaaaaagaaaaagttagaccctTTTTGGTGTAAATAGAGTTTGACTCTCCAAATAGTAATAGTGTCCTATAAAATAATAAAGAGGTATAATAATGTGTTTGGTAGTGAAGTGTCAAGGATATTATTTTGAAACGTTAAAAAGTAGTTTGAAATTATATGAAGTAATAGCTAGTTTATATTTGTTTGAATTGCTGGAGGGAGAAAAGTTTCCCATTAAAAGGTAGACAAATACTGTTAGGACTGATGAAATAAGTTCTCTTCATAAAGGGACGGTCTTTAATAGTATTAACTTAAAAATGCATGTTTAGGATGGTTATTTGAATAATCCgttaaaggaaaaagaaatattATATTAAATTTATTGCCAATGAAGGAAAGTGGTCAAGTAAAATGGGATTGATTAagcatgaatgccaaatctcaaaaaaaataaagtttcacCCTAAATCTTGTTACTGCTGAT contains:
- the LOC107782556 gene encoding uncharacterized protein LOC107782556 → MEELTSALNSHMDQMADLVEKFSAEMRSSLRPAYDNFMGFFHAIDWTEPWLICLLSFHAMFLLVSFVSRRNINFQMFLFLLALGGVYSAERLNGLLAANWKSFARQNYFDSHGIFLSTLWSGPLLVIAIIILVNTLFSLCYLIVRWKKAELRHRARLARNKED